A section of the Pseudomonas sp. FP453 genome encodes:
- a CDS encoding LysE family translocator, with the protein MTIYAWLSFILITMVQAGSPGPSTVFLVNNSIKYGPLKAIGVLTGDVFAILIMGLISSLGIATFFAEHPSMFNVLKLAGAAYLVYLGVGAFKKSRAIMSTASADAPVVRAPALTRQWAQSFLIGISNPKALVYFTALLPQFEKSGTPDLQFFAFLVVISALIKFSILSCYAVVATRIASKLTSPSASRIGSKVVAVFFVFFGAALGFSTIH; encoded by the coding sequence ATGACTATCTATGCGTGGCTGTCGTTCATTCTGATCACGATGGTGCAGGCCGGTTCGCCAGGGCCGTCAACGGTGTTCCTGGTGAATAACTCGATCAAGTATGGGCCATTGAAAGCGATTGGCGTATTGACCGGTGATGTGTTTGCCATCTTGATCATGGGCTTGATCTCGTCATTGGGGATTGCCACTTTTTTTGCAGAGCATCCGTCGATGTTCAATGTATTGAAACTGGCCGGTGCGGCGTATCTTGTTTACTTGGGGGTTGGCGCATTCAAGAAAAGCCGCGCGATCATGAGTACTGCCAGTGCTGATGCACCTGTTGTCAGGGCGCCCGCTTTGACGCGCCAATGGGCCCAGTCCTTTTTGATCGGCATCAGTAATCCCAAGGCGCTGGTGTACTTTACCGCGCTGCTGCCGCAGTTCGAAAAAAGTGGCACGCCCGATCTTCAGTTCTTTGCGTTTCTTGTGGTTATCAGCGCGCTGATAAAGTTTTCGATTCTTTCCTGTTACGCCGTCGTGGCGACCAGGATCGCGTCGAAGTTGACGTCGCCCTCCGCCAGTAGAATCGGTTCCAAAGTAGTCGCTGTATTCTTCGTATTTTTTGGTGCGGCATTAGGGTTCTCTACCATCCATTGA
- a CDS encoding Zn-dependent hydrolase, translating into MNAALDVLQSTHQHINRDRLWQSLMDLAQLGATPKGGVCRLALTDLDRQARDLFVQWCEAAGCTVTIDGIGNIFARRPGRNPDLPPVMTGSHIDTQPTGGKFDGCFGVLAGVEVLRTLNDLNVETEAPLEVVVWTNEEGSRFPPCMMGSGVFAEKFSLADTLAKVDADGVSVGDALNAIGYAGTRPESGHKVGAYFEAHIEQGPILEDEKKTIGVVLGALGQKWFDLKLRGVEAHAGPTPMHLRKDALVGAAAVVAAVNAAALGHQPHACGTVGCLQAYPGSRNVIPGEVRMTLDFRHLEPARLDSMIAQVRTVIDETCAKHGLSFEMAPTADFPPLYFDKGCVDAVRDAANGLGLSNMDIVSGAGHDAIFVAELGPAGMIFVPCEGGISHNEIENAAPDDLAAGCAVLLRAMVAASAAIAGRQMAA; encoded by the coding sequence ATGAACGCTGCCCTCGACGTTCTGCAATCCACCCATCAGCACATCAATCGCGACCGTTTGTGGCAGTCCCTGATGGACCTCGCCCAGCTCGGCGCCACACCCAAAGGCGGCGTGTGCCGCCTGGCCCTCACCGACCTCGACCGCCAGGCCCGCGACCTGTTCGTACAGTGGTGCGAAGCCGCCGGTTGCACCGTGACCATCGACGGTATCGGCAACATCTTCGCCCGTCGCCCGGGGCGCAACCCTGACTTGCCACCGGTGATGACCGGCAGCCATATCGACACCCAGCCCACCGGCGGCAAGTTCGACGGCTGCTTCGGTGTGCTCGCCGGTGTGGAAGTGCTGCGTACCCTCAATGACCTCAACGTGGAAACCGAGGCGCCGCTGGAAGTGGTGGTGTGGACCAACGAAGAAGGCTCGCGCTTCCCGCCGTGCATGATGGGCTCGGGGGTGTTTGCCGAGAAATTCAGCCTGGCAGATACCCTGGCCAAGGTCGATGCCGATGGCGTCTCGGTGGGTGATGCTTTGAACGCCATTGGCTACGCCGGTACCCGGCCGGAAAGCGGGCACAAGGTCGGCGCATATTTCGAAGCGCATATCGAACAGGGGCCAATTCTTGAGGATGAGAAAAAGACCATCGGCGTGGTACTGGGCGCGCTGGGCCAGAAGTGGTTCGACCTGAAACTGCGTGGCGTCGAAGCCCACGCGGGGCCGACGCCGATGCACCTGCGCAAGGATGCCCTGGTGGGCGCAGCGGCCGTGGTGGCAGCGGTGAACGCGGCGGCGTTGGGGCATCAGCCCCATGCGTGTGGCACGGTGGGCTGCCTGCAAGCCTATCCGGGCTCACGCAATGTGATTCCCGGCGAGGTGCGCATGACCCTGGATTTCCGTCACCTGGAGCCGGCGCGGTTGGATTCGATGATTGCCCAGGTGCGCACGGTGATCGATGAGACCTGCGCCAAGCATGGCTTGAGTTTTGAAATGGCGCCGACGGCGGACTTCCCGCCGCTGTATTTCGACAAAGGCTGTGTGGACGCCGTGCGCGATGCGGCCAATGGCTTGGGCCTGTCGAACATGGACATTGTCAGCGGGGCGGGGCACGACGCGATCTTCGTCGCCGAGTTGGGCCCGGCGGGGATGATTTTTGTGCCGTGCGAAGGGGGCATCAGCCATAACGAAATCGAGAACGCCGCACCGGATGATCTGGCGGCGGGTTGTGCCGTGTTGCTGCGGGCGATGGTTGCCGCTTCCGCCGCGATAGCGGGGCGCCAGATGGCCGCCTGA
- a CDS encoding NCS1 family nucleobase:cation symporter-1, whose amino-acid sequence MQQNRSQVIERNGLYELDAGPDVLDSPRYNHDMAPTKVHERTWNKWHITALWVGMSICVPTYTLGGVLTAYFGLSVGEALMAILLANIVVLIPLTLNAFPGTKYGIPFPVLLRSSFGILGSNVPCLIRALVACGWFGIQTMFGGLAIHLFLGSIFEGWKSLGGTGEVIGFMFFWCLNLWVVLRGAESIKRLETLSAPLLVAVGIGLLVWAMPNVSISELMAIPPKRPEGASLTGYFMAGLTAMVGFWATLSLNIPDFSRYAKSQKDQILGQIFGLPLTMFLFAALGVIMTAASVKLVGVSVSDPVTLIGHIQSPVWVAIAMLLIIIATLSTNTAANIVSPTNDFQNIAPKLINRTTAVILTGLVGLALMGHELLKKLGLIVSDVSLETVYSNWLLGYSSLLGPIAGIMVVDYFITRKQQLDLAGLYRDDVYPAWNWSGFIAFGVPVVLTLLSLGSDAFSWFYSYGWFTGSALGGVLYYALNAKRGAAAVAAKSPL is encoded by the coding sequence ATGCAACAGAACAGATCGCAAGTCATAGAACGCAACGGCCTGTACGAACTCGACGCCGGCCCCGACGTCCTCGACAGCCCCCGCTACAACCACGATATGGCACCGACCAAGGTGCATGAACGAACCTGGAACAAGTGGCACATCACCGCGCTGTGGGTCGGCATGTCGATCTGCGTGCCCACCTACACGTTGGGCGGGGTGCTCACCGCGTACTTCGGCTTGTCGGTGGGCGAGGCGCTGATGGCGATCTTGCTGGCCAATATCGTGGTGTTGATCCCGCTGACCCTCAACGCGTTTCCCGGGACCAAGTACGGCATTCCGTTTCCGGTGCTGTTGCGTTCGTCGTTCGGCATTCTCGGCTCCAACGTGCCGTGTCTGATTCGCGCGCTGGTGGCGTGCGGCTGGTTTGGTATCCAGACGATGTTTGGCGGGCTGGCGATTCACTTGTTTCTGGGCTCGATTTTCGAGGGCTGGAAGTCCCTCGGCGGCACCGGTGAAGTGATCGGCTTCATGTTTTTCTGGTGCCTGAATTTGTGGGTGGTGCTGCGTGGCGCCGAGTCGATCAAGCGCCTGGAAACCCTGTCGGCGCCGCTGCTGGTGGCGGTGGGGATTGGCCTGCTGGTGTGGGCGATGCCCAATGTGTCCATCAGCGAGTTGATGGCGATCCCGCCGAAGCGCCCGGAAGGCGCGAGCCTGACCGGTTACTTCATGGCTGGCCTGACTGCGATGGTGGGGTTCTGGGCCACCTTGTCGCTGAATATTCCTGATTTCAGCCGCTACGCGAAAAGCCAGAAGGACCAGATCCTCGGGCAGATCTTCGGCCTGCCGCTGACCATGTTCCTGTTCGCGGCGCTGGGCGTGATCATGACGGCCGCGTCGGTGAAACTGGTGGGGGTCAGTGTGTCCGACCCGGTGACCTTGATCGGGCATATCCAGAGCCCGGTGTGGGTGGCCATTGCGATGCTGTTGATCATCATCGCCACCTTGTCCACCAACACGGCGGCGAACATTGTCTCGCCGACCAACGACTTCCAGAACATCGCGCCGAAGCTGATCAACCGCACTACGGCAGTGATCCTTACCGGGTTGGTGGGGCTCGCGCTGATGGGGCATGAGTTGCTGAAAAAGCTCGGTCTGATCGTCTCGGATGTGAGCCTGGAGACCGTCTATTCCAACTGGCTGTTGGGCTATTCAAGCCTGCTGGGGCCGATTGCCGGGATCATGGTGGTGGACTATTTCATCACCCGCAAACAACAACTGGACCTGGCCGGCCTGTACCGCGATGACGTGTACCCGGCGTGGAACTGGAGCGGGTTTATCGCCTTTGGCGTGCCGGTGGTGCTGACGTTGCTGTCGTTGGGCAGTGATGCGTTCAGCTGGTTCTACAGCTATGGCTGGTTTACCGGTTCGGCGTTGGGTGGGGTGTTGTATTACGCCCTGAATGCCAAGCGCGGGGCCGCAGCGGTCGCCGCCAAATCCCCGTTGTAG
- the hydA gene encoding dihydropyrimidinase: protein MSLLIRGATVITHDESYRADVLCAGGLIRAIGTDLEIPAGTEILDGSGQYLMPGGIDPHTHMQLPFMGTVASEDFFSGTAAGLAGGTTSIIDFVIPNPQQSLLEAFHQWRGWAEKSAADYGFHVAITWWSEQVREEMAELVSHHGINSFKHFMAYKNAIMAADDTLVASFERCLELGAVPTVHAENGELVYHLQRKLMAQGITGPEAHPLSRPSQVEGEAASRAIRIAETIGTPLYLVHVSTQEALDEITYARSKGQPVYGEVLAGHLLLDDSVYRHPDWQTAAGYVMSPPFRPRGHQEALWHGLQSGNLHTTATDHCCFCVEQKAAGRDDFSKIPNGTAGIEDRMALLWDEGVNTGRLSMQEFVALTSTNTAKIFNLYPRKGAIRVGADADLVLWDPEGTRTISAKTHHQNVDFNIFEGKTVRGVPSHTVSQGKLVWADGDLRAERGAGRYVQRPAYPPVFEQLSKRAEHSRPTAVKR from the coding sequence ATGTCGCTGTTGATCCGTGGCGCCACCGTTATTACCCATGATGAAAGTTACCGCGCCGATGTTTTATGCGCAGGCGGTCTAATCCGCGCCATTGGCACGGACCTGGAGATTCCCGCCGGCACTGAAATACTCGACGGCAGCGGCCAATACCTGATGCCGGGCGGCATCGACCCCCACACCCATATGCAACTGCCCTTCATGGGCACCGTGGCCAGTGAAGACTTTTTCAGTGGTACGGCGGCGGGTCTGGCGGGCGGTACCACGTCGATCATCGACTTCGTGATTCCCAACCCGCAGCAGTCCTTGCTCGAAGCCTTTCACCAGTGGCGCGGCTGGGCAGAAAAGTCTGCTGCCGACTATGGCTTCCACGTCGCGATCACCTGGTGGAGCGAGCAGGTGCGCGAGGAGATGGCCGAGTTGGTCAGCCACCACGGTATCAACAGCTTCAAACACTTCATGGCCTACAAGAACGCGATCATGGCGGCCGACGACACCCTGGTCGCCAGCTTCGAGCGCTGCCTGGAACTGGGTGCGGTGCCCACCGTGCACGCGGAAAACGGCGAGCTGGTGTACCACCTGCAACGCAAGCTGATGGCCCAGGGCATCACCGGCCCCGAAGCGCACCCGCTGTCACGGCCATCCCAGGTGGAAGGCGAAGCGGCGAGCCGGGCGATTCGCATCGCCGAGACCATCGGCACCCCGCTGTACCTGGTGCACGTCTCGACCCAGGAAGCACTGGACGAAATCACCTACGCCCGCAGCAAAGGCCAGCCGGTGTATGGCGAAGTCCTCGCCGGCCACCTGCTGCTGGACGACAGCGTCTACCGCCACCCCGACTGGCAGACCGCCGCCGGCTACGTGATGAGCCCGCCGTTCCGCCCACGCGGGCATCAAGAGGCGCTGTGGCACGGCCTGCAATCGGGCAACCTGCACACCACCGCCACCGATCACTGCTGCTTCTGCGTCGAGCAAAAAGCCGCCGGCCGAGACGACTTCAGCAAGATCCCCAACGGCACCGCCGGCATCGAAGACCGCATGGCGCTGCTGTGGGACGAAGGCGTCAACACCGGGCGCTTGTCGATGCAGGAATTCGTCGCGCTGACCTCAACCAACACCGCGAAGATCTTCAACCTTTACCCACGCAAAGGCGCGATCCGCGTGGGCGCCGATGCCGACCTGGTGCTGTGGGATCCCGAGGGTACACGGACGATTTCCGCCAAGACCCACCATCAGAACGTCGATTTCAATATCTTCGAAGGCAAGACCGTACGCGGTGTGCCAAGCCACACCGTGAGCCAGGGCAAGCTGGTCTGGGCCGATGGCGACCTGCGCGCTGAACGCGGTGCCGGGCGCTATGTGCAGCGGCCGGCGTATCCGCCGGTGTTTGAGCAGTTGAGCAAGCGGGCTGAGCATTCCAGGCCCACGGCTGTGAAACGCTGA
- a CDS encoding NAD(P)-dependent oxidoreductase translates to MIQTLTHLPHPLEDGPTLASHFTDLAPPLNARQAQLEASRCLYCYDAPCVNACPSEIDIPSFIRNIHTDNVQGAAQKILSANILGGSCARVCPTEILCQQACVRNNAEECAPVLIGLLQRYAVDNAHFSEHPFHRAAATGKRIAVVGAGPAGLACAHRSALHGHDVVVFEAREKAGGLNEYGIAKYKLVDDFAQKELDFLLQIGGIEIRHGQRLGDNLTLSELHQQFDAVFLGLGLAASKQLGLPHEDAPGLLAATDYIRELRQTDDLTQLPLADRCIVLGAGNTAIDMAVQMARLGARDVNLVYRRGVADMGATRHEQDIAKANQVRLLTWAQPEEILLDDQGHVRGMRFLRTRMENGRLHPTGETFELAADAIFKAIGQGFDSDALHDPLAQQLHRVGERIFVDEHLRTSIPGVYAGGDCVSLGQDLTVQAVQHGKLAAEAMHAQLMLTVEAA, encoded by the coding sequence GTGATCCAGACCCTGACCCACCTCCCCCATCCCCTTGAGGATGGACCGACCCTCGCCAGCCACTTCACCGACCTGGCACCGCCCCTCAACGCCCGCCAGGCGCAACTGGAGGCTTCCCGCTGCCTGTATTGCTACGACGCGCCGTGCGTCAACGCCTGCCCCAGCGAAATCGACATCCCGTCCTTCATCCGCAATATCCACACCGACAACGTGCAAGGCGCCGCGCAGAAAATCCTCTCGGCCAACATCCTCGGCGGCAGCTGCGCCCGCGTCTGCCCTACCGAAATCCTTTGCCAGCAAGCCTGTGTGCGCAACAACGCGGAAGAATGCGCGCCGGTGCTGATCGGCCTGCTGCAACGGTATGCCGTGGACAACGCGCACTTCAGCGAACACCCGTTCCACCGCGCCGCCGCCACCGGCAAACGCATCGCGGTCGTCGGCGCAGGGCCGGCCGGTTTGGCCTGCGCCCATCGCAGCGCACTGCACGGCCATGACGTGGTGGTGTTCGAAGCACGGGAAAAAGCCGGCGGCCTGAATGAATACGGGATCGCCAAGTACAAGCTGGTGGATGATTTCGCGCAGAAGGAACTGGATTTCCTCCTGCAGATCGGCGGCATCGAGATCCGCCACGGCCAGCGCCTGGGCGACAACCTCACCCTGAGCGAACTGCACCAGCAATTCGATGCGGTGTTCCTTGGCCTCGGCCTGGCCGCAAGCAAACAGCTCGGCCTGCCCCATGAAGACGCCCCCGGCCTGCTCGCCGCCACCGACTACATCCGCGAATTGCGCCAAACCGACGACCTCACCCAACTGCCCCTGGCCGACCGCTGCATCGTGCTCGGCGCCGGCAACACCGCCATCGACATGGCCGTGCAGATGGCCCGCCTCGGCGCCCGCGATGTCAACCTCGTGTACCGCCGTGGCGTGGCGGACATGGGCGCCACCCGACATGAACAGGACATCGCCAAGGCCAACCAGGTCCGCCTGCTGACCTGGGCCCAACCCGAAGAAATCCTGCTGGATGATCAGGGCCACGTGCGCGGCATGCGCTTCCTGCGCACGCGCATGGAAAACGGCCGCCTGCACCCCACCGGCGAGACCTTCGAACTGGCCGCCGATGCGATCTTCAAGGCCATCGGCCAGGGCTTTGACAGCGACGCGTTGCACGACCCGCTGGCCCAGCAACTGCACCGCGTCGGCGAACGGATTTTCGTCGATGAGCACCTGCGCACCAGCATTCCCGGGGTGTACGCCGGTGGCGATTGCGTCAGCCTCGGCCAGGACCTCACCGTGCAGGCGGTGCAACACGGCAAGCTGGCCGCCGAGGCCATGCACGCCCAACTCATGCTGACTGTGGAGGCTGCGTAA
- the preA gene encoding NAD-dependent dihydropyrimidine dehydrogenase subunit PreA, with amino-acid sequence MADLSIVFAGIKAPNPFWLASAPPTDKAYNVVRAFEAGWGGVVWKTLGEDPAAVNVSSRYSAHYGANREVLGINNIELITDRSLEINLREITQVKKDWPDRALIVSLMVPCVEESWKNILPLVEATGCDGIELNFGCPHGMPERGMGAAVGQVPEYVEQVTRWCKTYCSLPVIVKLTPNITDIRVAARAAYRGGADAVSLINTINSITSVDLERMVALPMVGTQSTHGGYCGSAVKPIALNMVAEIARDPQTQGLPICGIGGIGNWRDAAEFIALGCGAVQVCTAAMLHGFRIVDEMKDGLSRWMDSQGYKSLQEFSGRAVGNTTDWKYLDINYQVIAKIDQAACIGCGRCHIACEDTSHQAITSLKQADGTHVYEVIDDECVGCNLCQITCPVADCIEMVAVDTGKPFLNWTQDPRNPYREAV; translated from the coding sequence ATGGCCGATCTCTCGATTGTATTTGCCGGTATCAAAGCCCCCAACCCGTTCTGGCTGGCCTCCGCGCCGCCCACCGACAAGGCCTACAACGTGGTCCGCGCCTTCGAAGCCGGCTGGGGCGGCGTGGTCTGGAAAACCCTCGGCGAAGACCCGGCGGCGGTCAACGTGTCCTCGCGCTACTCGGCCCACTACGGCGCCAACCGTGAAGTGCTGGGCATCAACAATATCGAGTTGATCACCGACCGCTCCCTGGAGATCAACCTGCGGGAAATCACCCAGGTGAAAAAGGACTGGCCCGACCGCGCGCTGATCGTCTCGCTGATGGTGCCGTGCGTGGAAGAGTCCTGGAAAAACATCCTGCCACTGGTGGAAGCCACCGGCTGCGACGGCATCGAGCTGAACTTCGGCTGCCCCCACGGCATGCCCGAACGCGGCATGGGCGCGGCGGTGGGCCAGGTGCCGGAATATGTGGAACAGGTGACGCGCTGGTGCAAGACGTACTGCTCGCTGCCGGTGATCGTCAAGCTCACGCCGAACATCACCGACATCCGCGTGGCCGCACGGGCGGCGTATCGCGGCGGGGCGGATGCGGTGTCGCTGATCAACACCATCAACTCCATCACCAGCGTCGACCTGGAACGCATGGTCGCCCTGCCGATGGTCGGCACCCAGAGCACCCACGGCGGTTACTGCGGCTCGGCGGTCAAGCCCATCGCGCTGAACATGGTCGCCGAAATCGCCCGCGACCCGCAGACCCAAGGCCTGCCGATCTGCGGCATCGGCGGCATTGGCAACTGGCGCGATGCGGCGGAGTTCATCGCCCTCGGCTGCGGCGCGGTGCAGGTGTGCACGGCGGCGATGCTGCACGGGTTTCGCATTGTCGATGAGATGAAGGACGGGCTGTCGCGCTGGATGGACAGCCAGGGCTACAAGAGCTTGCAGGAATTCTCCGGGCGGGCGGTGGGCAATACCACGGACTGGAAGTACCTGGACATCAACTATCAGGTGATCGCGAAGATCGACCAGGCGGCGTGCATTGGCTGTGGACGTTGCCATATTGCCTGTGAGGATACGTCGCACCAGGCCATTACCAGTTTGAAACAGGCGGATGGGACGCATGTCTACGAGGTAATTGATGACGAATGCGTGGGCTGCAACCTGTGCCAGATCACCTGCCCGGTGGCGGATTGTATCGAGATGGTGGCGGTGGATACGGGCAAGCCGTTTCTGAATTGGACGCAGGATCCAAGGAATCCGTATCGGGAGGCTGTGTAG
- a CDS encoding TetR/AcrR family transcriptional regulator — translation MGNHKSGIRRVNVEKILLAAEKVFAEKGYGSTAMADIAEEVQLPRSNLHYYFTTKSELYSAVLFDLLDLWKQDALSFETFDDPRVVLSSYIRAKMQRSRTRPYGSKVWANEIIHGAPTLGEALDASLYDWAKMKEAKIRQWVEDKRILPVEPSSLLYMIWASTQHYADFDHQVKILNDHQPLSDRQFEKAIQTVTGVILRGIGLEP, via the coding sequence ATGGGCAATCACAAGAGTGGCATTCGTCGGGTCAACGTCGAAAAAATCCTGCTGGCGGCGGAGAAGGTCTTCGCCGAGAAGGGCTATGGCAGCACCGCCATGGCCGACATCGCCGAAGAAGTGCAACTGCCGCGTTCCAACCTGCATTACTACTTCACCACCAAGAGCGAGCTGTACAGCGCGGTGCTGTTCGACCTGCTGGACCTGTGGAAGCAGGACGCCCTGAGCTTTGAAACCTTCGATGACCCGCGCGTGGTGCTCAGCAGCTACATCCGCGCCAAGATGCAGCGCTCGCGCACGCGGCCGTATGGCTCCAAGGTCTGGGCCAATGAAATCATCCACGGCGCGCCGACCCTCGGTGAGGCGCTGGATGCGAGCCTGTACGACTGGGCCAAGATGAAGGAAGCGAAGATTCGCCAGTGGGTGGAAGACAAACGCATCCTGCCGGTGGAGCCGTCGAGCCTGCTGTATATGATCTGGGCGTCGACCCAGCACTATGCCGACTTTGATCACCAGGTGAAGATTTTGAATGATCACCAGCCGTTGTCGGACAGGCAGTTTGAGAAGGCGATCCAGACGGTCACGGGGGTGATTTTGCGGGGGATTGGGTTGGAGCCTTGA
- the copC gene encoding copper homeostasis periplasmic binding protein CopC: protein MLIKKTLTTVALLASLLGASAAFAHAHLKSTTPAADSTVAAPADLRLTFSEGVEATFTKVSLSKDGTEIAIKGLETPDADKKTLVVTPAAPLAAGNYKVVWNAVSVDTHKSNGEYSFKVGQ, encoded by the coding sequence ATGTTGATCAAAAAGACCCTGACCACCGTCGCCCTGCTCGCCTCGCTGCTCGGCGCTTCGGCAGCCTTTGCCCACGCCCACCTGAAAAGCACCACGCCCGCGGCCGACAGCACCGTCGCCGCGCCGGCCGACCTGCGCCTGACCTTCAGCGAGGGCGTGGAAGCCACCTTCACCAAAGTCTCACTGAGCAAGGACGGCACGGAAATCGCGATCAAGGGTCTGGAAACCCCCGACGCCGACAAGAAAACCCTGGTCGTCACGCCAGCGGCGCCACTGGCCGCGGGTAACTACAAGGTGGTGTGGAACGCGGTGTCGGTCGACACCCACAAGAGCAATGGCGAATACAGCTTCAAGGTCGGCCAATAA
- the copD gene encoding copper homeostasis membrane protein CopD — MATLLVLCRFVHFIVVLLMFGACVFKPLLLGAGPHPTLDRHLLRITRALAWVGLLSGAAWLLLITASMAGSWDAALQPATVQLVLGKTFFGQVWSWHLLCNLLLVIALAKPWPALRLPLLALLLVTLAPVGHGAMLDGLSGRLLILNQVVHLVCVGAWLGGLLVLVLILRQPQGYALEPILRRFSGVGYGLVAGLLVTGLINVRVLTGQLWPTPLLSGFALILLVKVMLVLGMLALALLNRLRIERCDERRASLKASVLLEWLLGVAAVAAVSLLGTLPPMVMAN, encoded by the coding sequence ATGGCAACCCTGCTGGTGCTGTGCCGCTTTGTGCATTTCATCGTCGTATTGCTGATGTTCGGAGCTTGCGTGTTCAAGCCCCTGTTACTCGGCGCCGGGCCACACCCGACGCTGGACCGGCACCTGCTGCGCATCACCCGGGCACTGGCCTGGGTCGGCCTGTTGTCGGGTGCGGCGTGGTTGCTGCTGATCACCGCCAGCATGGCCGGCAGCTGGGACGCGGCGCTGCAGCCGGCCACCGTGCAACTGGTGCTGGGCAAGACCTTTTTTGGCCAGGTGTGGAGCTGGCACCTGCTGTGCAACCTGTTGCTGGTGATTGCGCTGGCCAAGCCCTGGCCGGCATTGCGCCTGCCGTTGCTCGCACTGCTGCTGGTGACCCTGGCACCCGTGGGCCACGGTGCCATGCTCGATGGGCTCAGCGGGCGCTTGCTGATCCTCAACCAGGTGGTGCACCTGGTGTGCGTCGGCGCGTGGCTCGGTGGCTTGTTGGTGCTGGTGTTGATCCTGCGCCAACCCCAGGGCTATGCACTGGAGCCGATCCTGCGGCGGTTCAGCGGGGTCGGCTATGGTTTGGTTGCGGGGTTGTTGGTGACCGGGTTGATCAACGTGCGCGTGCTGACCGGGCAACTGTGGCCGACGCCCTTGTTGAGTGGTTTTGCCTTGATTCTGCTGGTCAAGGTGATGCTGGTGCTGGGCATGCTGGCCCTGGCGTTGTTGAACCGCTTGCGGATCGAACGCTGTGACGAACGTCGCGCCAGCTTGAAGGCCAGCGTGCTGCTGGAGTGGCTGCTGGGGGTTGCGGCGGTCGCCGCCGTCTCCCTGCTGGGGACCTTGCCGCCGATGGTCATGGCCAACTGA
- a CDS encoding NAD(P)-dependent oxidoreductase, which produces MTTTPAVPFNRLLLTGAAGGLGKVLRERLRPYAHVLRLSDIAEMAPASDDREEVQPCDLADKQAVHHLVEGVDAILHFGGVSVERSFEEVLGANISGIFHIYEAARRHGVKRVIFASSNHVIGFHKQGEILDAHSPRRPDSYYGLSKSYGEDMASFYFDRYGIQTVSIRIGSSFPEPQNRRMMHTWLSFDDLTQLLERALYTPDVGHTVVYGMSDNLDTWWDNRYAAHLGYTPKDTSEVFRAQVETQPPVAADDPAKVYQGGAFCAAGPFGD; this is translated from the coding sequence ATGACCACCACCCCTGCCGTTCCCTTCAACCGCCTGCTGCTCACCGGTGCCGCTGGCGGCCTGGGCAAAGTCCTGCGTGAACGCCTGCGCCCTTATGCCCACGTACTGCGCCTGTCGGACATCGCCGAGATGGCCCCGGCCAGCGATGACCGCGAAGAAGTGCAACCCTGCGACCTCGCCGACAAACAAGCCGTGCACCACCTCGTGGAAGGCGTCGACGCGATCCTGCACTTCGGCGGCGTCTCGGTTGAGCGCTCCTTCGAAGAAGTGCTCGGCGCCAACATCAGCGGCATATTCCACATCTACGAAGCGGCGCGCCGGCATGGCGTCAAGCGCGTGATCTTCGCCAGCTCCAACCATGTGATCGGCTTCCACAAGCAGGGCGAAATCCTCGACGCCCACTCGCCGCGTCGCCCGGACAGCTACTACGGCCTGTCCAAGTCCTACGGCGAAGACATGGCCAGCTTCTACTTCGATCGCTACGGCATCCAGACCGTGAGCATCCGCATCGGCTCCTCGTTCCCCGAGCCGCAGAACCGCCGCATGATGCACACCTGGCTGAGCTTCGACGACCTGACCCAACTGCTGGAGCGCGCGCTGTACACGCCAGACGTCGGCCACACCGTGGTCTACGGCATGTCGGACAACCTCGACACCTGGTGGGACAACCGCTACGCCGCGCACCTGGGCTACACGCCCAAGGACACTTCCGAAGTGTTCCGCGCCCAGGTTGAAACCCAGCCCCCGGTGGCCGCCGATGACCCGGCCAAGGTCTACCAGGGCGGCGCGTTCTGCGCCGCCGGGCCATTCGGAGACTGA